The genome window AACTGGACACGCTGGGGATCGACGTCGCGAATACCAGCCGCACGACCCTGAGTGAGGATGCGAAGCTGGCCCTGACCTATGGCTTCGAGCTGTATCAGGACGATCAGGAAGGTGTCCGGAACGACGCCCCACGCGGGCAGTATCCCAACGCGAGCCAGATCACCCAGGGCTATTTCGCCCAGGCGGAGTTCACCCTTTGGGACGATCTGACAGTCATACCGGGGCTGCGCTACGACACCTATGAACAGGAAGCCGCCGGCAACCGGGATGTCGGGGACAGCAAGCTTTCGAAGAAGCTGGCCCTGTCCTATCAGGCCACTGACTGGCTGATGCTGTTCGGGTCTTACGCCGAGGCCTTCCGCGCCCCCTCCCTGACGGAGCTTTATGTCAGCGGTACACACTTCGTCTTCAACACCTTCGTGCCGAACCCGGATCTGACCCCGGAATTTGCAAAGAACAAGGAAGTCGGCGCGGCGCTCAGCTTCGATGATGTCGTGGAGGAGCGCGATGCGCTTCGCATCAAAGGCGCCGTGTTTCAGAACGATGTCGAAGACCTCATCGAGCAATCCGTCCAGGGCGGCGCGTTTGGAACCACGACGACCTCCAACGTGCCGGAAGCGCGCATTCGCGGGGCGGAGCTGGAAATTCAGTATGAAGGTCCGATGTTCTTTTCCGGCCTGTCGGCGACCCGCATGCGCGGCGATGACCTGACCCAGGGTGACGCGCTGGCCGATATCCCGGAAGACCTTGTGACGCTCACCGCGGGCCTCCGCTTTGCAGATCTGGGTCTGACGACCGGCTGGCGGTCGATGCTGTTCTTCGGCCAGGACCGTACATCAAGCACCGGCACGGCCCATCCCGGCAAGAAAATGGTCCATGACCTGTTCGTGTCCTACACGCCGAACGATCCGCAACTGGACGGGCTGCGCGTGGATTTCGGGATCGACAACATCTTCGACAATACCTACCGGCGCTACCCGTCAGAACTCAACGAAACCGGCCGCAACGCGAAGCTGACGGCCAGCCTGCAGTTCTGACCATCCATGACCAGCGAGAAGGATCCGAACATGACCCTGCACCGACCGACATCTGCCGGCACACGCCTGTCCGAACCGCCTGTGCTTTCCAGTGACGAACTGTTGCAGGAAAAGGGCGAGATCCTGATCGAACATCGTGGTGAGCGCTATCGCCTGCGCCGCACGCGCCAGGACAAGCTGATCCTGACCAAGTAGGCATGTTGCGGGCGGCTACCATGATTGGACCACGTTCCAGGGCGCCTGTCCGGCTGCATCAA of Alphaproteobacteria bacterium contains these proteins:
- a CDS encoding hemin uptake protein HemP, with translation MTSEKDPNMTLHRPTSAGTRLSEPPVLSSDELLQEKGEILIEHRGERYRLRRTRQDKLILTK
- a CDS encoding TonB-dependent hemoglobin/transferrin/lactoferrin family receptor, which produces MTEPTTAPPRMRVLSTTALAGAMLVMTATAAQSQDADRDQGAVTSLDAMTVTATRTEKSAIEAPASVSVVDREAILQAQPQSLDDVLKGVPGVQMTGGPRNTAEQPNIRGFSDERVVVITDGVRKNFQSGHRGRTFLDPTLLKSVDVLRGPSSMLYGSGALGGVLSIETIDASDLLKPGEKVGLRTSIGGQSNNAYKSANVTAFGTPLDGVDLLFSASRHTSGNYEDGDGQDIPFSADDIGSALAKGSVEHEGHEVELNLQLFRDDHEIPTAANTNGTVIADRVTREESGSLRYGYNDMEGLLDLTVTAYSNNAFIREIVQTSGRHDVTKLDTLGIDVANTSRTTLSEDAKLALTYGFELYQDDQEGVRNDAPRGQYPNASQITQGYFAQAEFTLWDDLTVIPGLRYDTYEQEAAGNRDVGDSKLSKKLALSYQATDWLMLFGSYAEAFRAPSLTELYVSGTHFVFNTFVPNPDLTPEFAKNKEVGAALSFDDVVEERDALRIKGAVFQNDVEDLIEQSVQGGAFGTTTTSNVPEARIRGAELEIQYEGPMFFSGLSATRMRGDDLTQGDALADIPEDLVTLTAGLRFADLGLTTGWRSMLFFGQDRTSSTGTAHPGKKMVHDLFVSYTPNDPQLDGLRVDFGIDNIFDNTYRRYPSELNETGRNAKLTASLQF